A single Paenibacillus sp. FSL R5-0517 DNA region contains:
- a CDS encoding YegS/Rv2252/BmrU family lipid kinase — MKPKMIVNPVSGQHKAYKTKASVIEYMKKRYALNDRDIFYTSKENHNLGASFFEECDSLVVAGGDGTLHYAINTIKNLGLDIPLAYLPTGTVNDFGNALKLPRSYEGFTRMLEKGATKKIDIGLAGEEYFHYVVAGGAMNSISYTTNQTLKNVIGDKAYYLSALPKLPQILSGTHIKIECDHTEQEHDALLYLVSKSAIIGGIEGIVPGAKMDDGHLHVLVIQKKSWFNTLQLLLDIKNGNHLGRSDVLYFKTKRLRITQFGDDIAKVGIDGEMHTTGLMDIEVIPRGLTMVVPCGSDVA; from the coding sequence ATGAAACCAAAAATGATTGTAAATCCCGTTTCTGGGCAGCATAAAGCATATAAAACAAAGGCTTCAGTTATAGAGTATATGAAGAAGAGATACGCTTTAAATGATCGTGATATCTTTTACACAAGTAAAGAAAATCATAATTTAGGAGCTTCATTTTTTGAAGAATGTGATTCTTTAGTTGTTGCGGGAGGAGATGGAACCCTGCATTATGCAATAAACACGATTAAAAATCTGGGTCTAGATATACCCTTAGCATACCTGCCGACAGGTACAGTTAATGATTTTGGAAACGCGTTGAAATTACCACGATCCTATGAAGGATTCACGAGAATGCTAGAAAAAGGAGCGACCAAGAAGATTGATATCGGGTTGGCTGGAGAAGAATATTTTCATTACGTTGTGGCAGGTGGTGCAATGAATTCCATTAGCTATACAACCAATCAGACCCTGAAAAACGTGATAGGAGATAAGGCTTATTATTTGTCTGCTCTACCTAAACTCCCCCAAATATTATCGGGAACACATATTAAGATTGAATGTGACCATACAGAACAAGAACATGATGCACTACTCTATCTGGTTTCAAAATCAGCGATTATTGGCGGAATTGAGGGCATCGTTCCGGGTGCTAAAATGGATGACGGTCACCTTCATGTGCTTGTCATTCAAAAAAAATCATGGTTCAATACCTTGCAACTTCTGTTAGATATTAAAAATGGAAATCATCTTGGCCGTTCAGATGTGTTGTATTTTAAGACAAAGCGTTTAAGAATTACTCAATTTGGTGATGACATAGCAAAAGTTGGGATTGATGGTGAAATGCATACTACTGGGCTAATGGATATTGAAGTGATTCCTCGTGGATTAACGATGGTAGTCCCGTGTGGTTCAGATGTGGCGTAG
- a CDS encoding nuclear transport factor 2 family protein encodes MKNTTMRMLTASLTALTIMTVAVGCGNNTDPTPAQVEENVSSDESAVSISDSYDNTEELAAKFPIINSTPIESEMEKNIQNRLLNGFENWNRGYEAWETWGDILYTEGSLYNVHGVKLTLKEYQAAMDAQLKSTDIQMGNFNNMIINDDWAAIRYDISSTARGSQQSSDGSVMEFVHFKDYGNPLGTRVVEGWAGTKGADFDALTHFQTDEAKAAQQAALDEIVNTKIPNTTDLETKYPVTYPTTVDTDMGKKIQSAIYSDFDRWNQGFDAWSDWADTYYSSDLKYHTNAETMTLDEYKDSVKNYAAATEVKRIRFDNMLISGDWAAIHYRITNEDTKTGEKTAGDVMQFLHFAEENNSLKVVETWTK; translated from the coding sequence ATGAAGAATACTACGATGAGAATGTTGACGGCGAGTTTGACAGCTTTGACCATTATGACCGTTGCTGTAGGTTGTGGAAATAATACAGATCCAACCCCTGCCCAAGTTGAGGAGAATGTGAGTTCAGACGAATCTGCGGTCAGTATTTCTGATTCCTATGACAATACTGAAGAACTTGCGGCTAAATTCCCAATTATTAACTCAACACCAATTGAGTCTGAGATGGAAAAGAATATACAAAATAGACTCCTAAATGGTTTTGAAAACTGGAATAGAGGATATGAGGCATGGGAAACCTGGGGGGACATTCTTTATACAGAGGGCTCTCTCTATAACGTCCACGGCGTGAAACTCACATTGAAGGAATATCAGGCTGCTATGGATGCACAGCTAAAGTCTACCGATATTCAGATGGGTAACTTCAACAATATGATCATTAACGATGATTGGGCAGCAATTCGATATGACATCTCGTCGACTGCCCGAGGCAGCCAGCAATCTTCCGATGGAAGTGTAATGGAGTTTGTCCATTTCAAAGATTATGGTAATCCGCTCGGAACTCGAGTTGTTGAAGGCTGGGCCGGTACAAAGGGAGCAGATTTTGACGCATTGACCCATTTTCAAACGGATGAAGCGAAGGCGGCACAACAAGCTGCATTAGATGAGATCGTTAACACCAAGATCCCCAACACTACAGATCTCGAAACCAAATATCCTGTTACTTATCCGACAACGGTTGATACCGATATGGGTAAAAAAATTCAAAGCGCCATTTATAGCGATTTTGATAGATGGAACCAAGGTTTTGATGCTTGGAGTGACTGGGCCGATACGTATTATAGTAGCGATCTGAAATATCACACTAATGCAGAGACTATGACTCTCGATGAGTACAAGGATTCCGTCAAGAATTATGCCGCAGCGACCGAGGTCAAACGTATTCGTTTTGATAATATGCTTATCAGCGGTGACTGGGCAGCCATTCACTATAGAATAACGAATGAGGACACGAAGACAGGGGAAAAGACTGCTGGGGACGTCATGCAGTTTTTACACTTTGCCGAAGAGAATAACAGCCTAAAAGTTGTTGAAACCTGGACGAAGTGA
- a CDS encoding DedA family protein, with amino-acid sequence MISDTLLELVNQYGYVFFFLAFSLGPFGIPIPNEVIILSGSILSHKGVVIYWATYSAILTGLLTAITTSYIMGRFFSHKFKKRWLNNRYFLKAESLLRRKGNQAMFIGMFIPVVRYVMPLLIGMSEIHFKKFALFTYTSALLWTMTYFAIGIYFKAPILSLMQVLGY; translated from the coding sequence ATGATTAGTGATACTTTATTAGAACTTGTTAATCAATACGGATATGTATTTTTCTTCTTGGCTTTTTCACTGGGTCCTTTTGGGATTCCCATACCTAATGAAGTCATTATTTTATCTGGATCCATTTTAAGCCATAAGGGAGTAGTCATTTATTGGGCGACGTACAGCGCCATTTTAACAGGCTTATTGACTGCAATCACAACTTCCTATATCATGGGAAGGTTTTTTAGCCATAAATTTAAAAAAAGATGGTTAAACAATCGCTATTTTTTAAAGGCGGAGTCTTTGTTGAGGAGAAAGGGTAATCAAGCAATGTTCATTGGAATGTTTATCCCGGTGGTGCGCTATGTCATGCCTTTGCTGATTGGAATGAGTGAGATTCATTTCAAGAAATTTGCTCTTTTTACCTATACAAGTGCGCTGCTTTGGACAATGACCTATTTTGCTATAGGTATTTATTTTAAAGCGCCTATTTTATCGTTGATGCAAGTCTTGGGATATTGA
- a CDS encoding Asp23/Gls24 family envelope stress response protein, protein MIIQTDIGKINVLEQAITTIVSGVARLESRIILLSTGAVDSLIKHVSGKKMHKGVSVTFSNSKLIIELRIVVTYGVKIHYVSRELQSSIFEAVNHMTGISPDQIHIRIEGITR, encoded by the coding sequence TTGATTATACAGACAGATATAGGGAAGATAAATGTTTTGGAGCAGGCGATTACAACAATTGTTTCAGGAGTTGCAAGATTAGAATCTCGAATAATATTGTTGTCAACAGGAGCCGTAGACAGCCTAATTAAACACGTGAGTGGAAAAAAAATGCATAAGGGAGTATCGGTTACCTTCTCGAACTCAAAGTTAATTATTGAGCTTAGAATTGTTGTCACTTACGGAGTGAAAATCCACTATGTCAGCCGTGAATTACAGTCCAGCATATTTGAAGCGGTGAATCATATGACGGGTATTTCTCCAGATCAGATCCACATTCGTATTGAAGGTATTACACGATAA